Proteins from one Anopheles nili chromosome 2, idAnoNiliSN_F5_01, whole genome shotgun sequence genomic window:
- the LOC128721270 gene encoding zinc finger protein OZF-like, translating into MDAVVQIETKCALERSDICRACGGANAVKPLSVYGNIFEWCTSVKVNLSGDLPSNICSRCFQKLKISYNFKILCNRTDKQLRKSSNQLPRKENFSLDVSVPTAESELSEQASDDDNLAEVIKVIVLKDNKVLNSVPIISIPTADKSFDSQSILIRKRDIPETRSNQVVRFSCSECKKEFSTKTNLYRHQISHGGVKPFKCNICNKGFTQSGSLKTHMFTHFNIKPFVCNVCGQRFTQNKSVKLHLRRHTGERPFICGICNATFRQKGGLDRHMKIHEIS; encoded by the exons ATGGATGCAGTTGtgcaaatcgaaacgaaatgtgCATTAGAACGATCAGATATTTGCCGTGCGTGCGGTGGGGCGAATGCCGTTAAGCCTCTTTCGGTGTATGGAAATATTTTTGAATGGTGTACTTCAGTTAAA GTAAATCTCTCTGGTGATCTTCCCTCAAACATATGCAGCAGGTGTTTTCAAAAGTTGAAAATATCCtacaattttaaaattttatgcaaTCGCACTGACAAACAGCTCAGAAAGAGTTCGAACCAGCTGCCTAGAAAAGAGAACTTTTCACTGGATGTTAGCGTTCCAACTGCAGAAAGTGAATTATCAGAACAAGCGTCTGATGATGACAATTTGGCAGAGGTGATTAAAGTAATAGTGTTGAAAGATAATAAAGTTTTAAACAGCGTTCCGATCATAA GTATTCCAACCGCTGATAAGTCATTTGATAGTCAATCTATATTGATTCGTAAACGAGACATTCCGGAAACGAGAAGCAATCAAGTTGTACGTTTTAGTTGTTCGGAATGTAAAAAGGAATTTTCAACGAAAACTAATTTATATCGACACCAAATATCCCACGGAGGCGTAAAACCTTTTAAATGTAATATTTGCAACAAAGGGTTCACTCAAAGTGGATCTCTTAAAACGCATATGTTTACACATTTCAATATTAAACCCTTTGTATGTAATGTGTGTGGACAGCGGTTCACTCAGAACAAATCTGTAAAACTTCATCTTCGTCGTCATACCGGCGAAAGGCCATTTATTTGTGGCATATGTAACGCTACATTTCGTCAAAAGGGCGGTCTGGATCGGCATATGAAAATTCATGAAATATCGTAA
- the LOC128721266 gene encoding LOW QUALITY PROTEIN: small VCP/p97-interacting protein (The sequence of the model RefSeq protein was modified relative to this genomic sequence to represent the inferred CDS: substituted 1 base at 1 genomic stop codon), which yields MLFFFILSLPLLKYVFVYDRIRXGNENLQVFCIFHRKIVMGLCSSCFKGSTEELITPDVDVRRQQQREAAERRRIEQESRGIKDMDKVRRQQQREKELERREQEASRLGQMGQPTLKWQQD from the exons ATGTTATTCTTTTTCATATTATCTTTACCACTAT tgaaatatgtttttgtttatgatAGAATACGATAGGGCAACGAAAACCTACaagtgttttgtatttttcatcgaaaaatcGTAATGGGGCTGTGTTCGTCGTGCTTCAAAGGATCCACGGAGGAACTGATTACGCCCGATGTA GATGTTCGGCGACAGCAACAACGTGAAGCTGCGGAGCGACGAAGAATAGAACAGGAATCACGGGGAATCAAAGATATGGATAAAGTTCGtagacaacaacaacgagaaaaGGAGCTAGAGCGTCGAGAACAGGAGGCCAGTCGATTGGGTCAGATGGGACAACCTACGTTGAAG tGGCAACAAGATT